A single region of the Nocardioides sp. W7 genome encodes:
- a CDS encoding SDR family NAD(P)-dependent oxidoreductase, which yields MSAAGSTFAGKAVLVTGASSGLGAASVRRFAAGGATVYAAARDQARLAEVAASCADLPGQVLFGPLDVASPASCREAVAAAVEACGRLDVLVNNAGRHDFRLTPDVTEEQWVQDVAVNLGGAFFCSQAAIPHLLEVAGNIVNVSSVAGVVGEAYSAAYTAAKHGVVGLTKALAVEYVRSPLRVNCVCPGGMDTPQVHTIEVPEGADFDLVMRISAARGFMSADSVAAVVAFLASDDAAAVHGSVQVVDHGHLAG from the coding sequence ATGTCCGCAGCAGGGAGCACCTTCGCAGGCAAGGCCGTCCTCGTGACCGGCGCGTCGTCAGGACTCGGTGCGGCGTCCGTCCGGCGCTTCGCGGCAGGCGGCGCGACCGTGTACGCCGCGGCGCGCGACCAGGCTCGGCTCGCCGAGGTCGCCGCGTCGTGCGCCGACCTGCCCGGCCAGGTGCTGTTCGGTCCGCTCGACGTGGCCTCGCCGGCGTCGTGCCGGGAGGCCGTGGCCGCCGCGGTCGAGGCGTGCGGGCGGCTCGACGTACTGGTCAACAACGCGGGGCGTCACGACTTCCGGCTGACGCCGGACGTGACCGAGGAGCAGTGGGTCCAGGACGTGGCCGTGAACCTCGGCGGTGCCTTCTTCTGTTCGCAGGCCGCGATCCCGCACCTGCTCGAGGTCGCCGGCAACATCGTCAACGTCTCGTCCGTCGCCGGCGTGGTGGGGGAGGCGTACTCCGCGGCGTACACCGCCGCGAAGCACGGCGTGGTCGGGCTGACCAAGGCGCTCGCGGTGGAGTACGTCCGCTCGCCGCTGCGGGTCAACTGCGTGTGCCCGGGCGGCATGGACACCCCGCAGGTGCACACCATCGAGGTGCCCGAGGGCGCCGACTTCGACCTCGTCATGCGGATCTCGGCTGCCCGCGGCTTCATGAGCGCCGACAGCGTGGCGGCCGTCGTGGCCTTCCTCGCCTCCGACGACGCAGCCGCCGTGCACGGCAGCGTCCAGGTCGTCGACCACGGCCACCTGGCGGGCTAG